CGCAGGATGCCGCGAAGTTGTTCCACGAGGAGATGTGATGCTGGGTCGTGATGCGATTATCGTCGCATCAAATTTACAGGATGCGCGCCCACTACCGATACTAGCCCGCAGCGCCAGCGAGGGAGAGGGGACATCGGGGATCGATCGACGTGAACGCCGGGCCGACGTTCCGATCCGCAAAAATCGCATTCGATCGCAAGTGTAGCGGTCCGCGTGGCGTATTCGTTTAGATGTTCACCGACGTCAACTCTCCCTCGCTGGCGCTACGGGCTAGTCATGGCAAGTCCCGCCTTAGGGAAAATAGTCCGGCGTTGGCGCGACGCGATTTCCGGCCAACATTTCTTCCAAGTACGCCGTAACGCGATCCTCGATGCGTTGCAGGAAGGCTGCGCCGGTGGCGGCTGTGGCCAGGGACGGTTTCTGGTCCGATTGATCGGTCCACATGTCGGTGCGGACGTTTTCCGGAAAGGCGGCTAGTGCGGTCGAGGTTTCGAATTCTTGCGCGTGGCCGGGCAGGTCGCTGGGGAGTTTGTGGCCGCCGCGCAGCAGGTCTTGGGCATCCTGTTCGTGGAGGACGTCCCAGTACGAAAGGAACTGCACGTTGACGCCGGCCAGACGTTGAAATTGATCCCAGACGCCTTGGCAGGGGGCGATGTTGCCGCCGTGGCCGTTGAGGACCAGGACGTGCTTAAAGCCGGCGCGGACCATGCTGTCGATCAGGTCGCTCACGACGGCCAGAAGCGTGCCGGGGCGCAGGCTGAGCGTACCGGGGTGCCGCATGTGGTGCTCGCTAACGCCGGCCATCACGCCGGACGCGACGATCACGCGCGGCGCGAGCCGTTCCGCCACGTGTTCGGCGACGAGCGTCACGCTCCGCCAATCGTGCTCCATCGCGAGGTGTTCAAGATGCTGCTCGATTGCGCCTAGCGGAATGATGCACGCTTGTAGTTCGCCGGACTGCATCCGTGAGCGGAATTCGCGGCGCGTGAGTTTGCCGAGTTGTGTCAAAGTTTTCAGTTTTCAGTTTTCAGTTTTCAATTCATCACTCATCACTCATCACTCACGCCCTCAGCCATTCGCGCATGACTTTTCCGCGGGATAAGGTATGCGGGCGGCTGAAGGTGTCGTGGAGTTCCAGGTCGGAGGGGATGCCGAGTTGGTGGTAGAGCGTGGCGAGGACGTCGCAAGGATGTACCGGGAGGTCGGCGACGAAGGCGCCTTTTTTGTCGCTGGCGCCGTAGACCTGGCCGCCTTGGAGGCCGCCGCCGGCGAGGACGGTCGTGTAAGCATTTGGCCAATGATCGCGTCCGGCGTCTTTGTTGATGATGGGCGTGCGGCCGAATTCGCCGGTATTGACGACGAGCGTTTTTTCCAGCATGCCGCGGTCGGCCAGATCGGAGATCAAGGCCGCGAAGGCCTGGTCGGTGCGCGGCATAAGGTCTTCGTAACGTCCTTTCAGGCCGCCGTGCGTATCCCATTCCTGGTTGAAGGCGTTGTAAGCGACGAGTTTCACGCCGGCTTCGATCAGACGCCGCGCCAGCAACAGCGATTGGCCGATCTTGGTGTGGCCGTAGCGTTCGCGCGTGGCCTCGGGCTCGAGCGATAGATCGACCGCTTCGCGGACGCGCGGGTCGATGATCAATTCGTAGGCGCTTTGGCGGAGGCGATCGTGCGTCGTGAGTTGCGACCGTTCCAAGCGGCGCGCGGCGTCGTCCATTTGTCCCAGCAGCGACCAACGCGCCGACATCCGTTCCGCGGCGAAGCCTTCGGGCAAGGTCAACGAAAGCGGTCGGAATTCTTTTTTCTGCGGCTCGCCGGCGATCAGAAACGGATCATGCACCGGGCCCAGGAAGCCGGAGTACTGG
The DNA window shown above is from Planctomycetia bacterium and carries:
- a CDS encoding creatininase family protein, coding for MTQLGKLTRREFRSRMQSGELQACIIPLGAIEQHLEHLAMEHDWRSVTLVAEHVAERLAPRVIVASGVMAGVSEHHMRHPGTLSLRPGTLLAVVSDLIDSMVRAGFKHVLVLNGHGGNIAPCQGVWDQFQRLAGVNVQFLSYWDVLHEQDAQDLLRGGHKLPSDLPGHAQEFETSTALAAFPENVRTDMWTDQSDQKPSLATAATGAAFLQRIEDRVTAYLEEMLAGNRVAPTPDYFP
- a CDS encoding DUF1501 domain-containing protein produces the protein MRPDLSRRELLRIGGVSVLGSLLPRQAALAEQTAAPRAEHCIFMLLQGGPSHLDLWDPKPDAPVEVRGPFQSISTNVAGIQFTEMVPRAARIAEHLLVVRSMEHRFTNHIAGTYVTLTGSNDQPDQDREAKGDDFPGPGAVLNYLQREPSPVPLSVSLPTWLSIPGPSNRMPGQYSGFLGPVHDPFLIAGEPQKKEFRPLSLTLPEGFAAERMSARWSLLGQMDDAARRLERSQLTTHDRLRQSAYELIIDPRVREAVDLSLEPEATRERYGHTKIGQSLLLARRLIEAGVKLVAYNAFNQEWDTHGGLKGRYEDLMPRTDQAFAALISDLADRGMLEKTLVVNTGEFGRTPIINKDAGRDHWPNAYTTVLAGGGLQGGQVYGASDKKGAFVADLPVHPCDVLATLYHQLGIPSDLELHDTFSRPHTLSRGKVMREWLRA